A window of the Salmo trutta chromosome 25, fSalTru1.1, whole genome shotgun sequence genome harbors these coding sequences:
- the si:dkey-21a6.5 gene encoding major surface trophozoite antigen 11 isoform X1, with product MWSMECWGVLSTIAAACLLGVVVSQTTAPTMAPAVMSTTFIENVTATTRASENVTVTTPMLLSTTSPGCSALNTSTCETCVPGSYSDNDTLLCSCCHEPGLCLFAGACLPCSGGFFQPLAGQQRCQPCSQGFYTNFTGSRMCQSCSPGSYSNNTGSDSCRSCSPGFYTSQQNATSCSPCQQGTFCNSSSCALCQICPAGTESLQPAAKECTPCRPGMHKAPRQSMCQICSSGFFQIRWGQETCNLCPENHYCPSPDVNPILCPGDAFCPEGSTAPGYCMETFFRKAGEECELAPVTIALLVIGGGVALLFIILLVLRRRRDTDGELSLARQPLLRKERPQGRYYGIPCDAEPVYAGW from the exons ATGTGGAGTATGGAATGTTGGGGAGTTTTGTCTACGATTGCTGCCGCCTGTCTGTTAG GTGTGGTGGTGAGCCAGACGACGGCTCCCACGATGGCTCCTGCTGTGATGAGCACCACATTCATTGAGAATGTGACGGCGACCACCAGAGCCAGTGAGAATGTGACCGTGACCACACCCATGCTCCTCAGCACCACATCCCCAGGCTGCTCTGCCCTCAACACCTCCACCTGTGAGACCTGTGTCCCAGGGTCCTACTCTGACAATG ACACCCTGCTGTGTTCCTGCTGCCATGAGCCAGGGCTGTGTCTGTTTGCTGGGGCTTGCCTCCCATGCTCCGGAGGCTTCTTTCAGCCTCTGGCTGGACAACAGCGATGTCAGCCCTGCAGCCAGGGTTTTTACACTAA TTTCACCGGCAGCCGTATGTGTCAGTCCTGCTCCCCAGGCTCCTACAGCAACAACACAGGCTCTGACTCCTGCCGAAGCTGTTCTCCAG GTTTCTATACATCACAACAAAATGCCACATCGTGCAGTCCATGTCAACAGGGAACGTTCTGCAA CTCCTCCAGTTGTGCTCTGTGTCAGATCTGTCCTGCTGGTACAGAGTCTCTGCAGCCTGCTGCCAAGGAGTGCACACCTTGTCGTCCAG GTATGCACAAGGCTCCCCGTCAGAGTATGTGTCAAATCTGCAGCAGCGGCTTCTTCCAGATCCGCTGGGGCCAGGAGACCTGTAACCTCTGCCCTGAAAACCACTACTGCCCA AGTCCAGATGTGAACCCCATCCTGTGCCCCGGTGATGCCTTCTGTCCTGAAGGCAGCACTGCTCCAGGTTACTGCATGGAGACCTTCTTTCGCAAGGCAGGGGAGGAGTGTGAGCTGGCCCCCGTCACCATTGCTTTACTTGTCATAGGAGGAGGAG TGGCCCTACTCTTCATCATCCTGCTGGTGTTGCGTCGAAGACGAGACACAGACGGAGAGCTTTCCCTCGCACGACAACCTCTGTTACGCAAAGAGCGGCCGCAAGGTCGATACTACGGGATCCCATGTGATGCCGAGCCAGTATACGCTGGTTGGTGA
- the si:dkey-21a6.5 gene encoding major surface trophozoite antigen 11 isoform X2 — MAPAVMSTTFIENVTATTRASENVTVTTPMLLSTTSPGCSALNTSTCETCVPGSYSDNDTLLCSCCHEPGLCLFAGACLPCSGGFFQPLAGQQRCQPCSQGFYTNFTGSRMCQSCSPGSYSNNTGSDSCRSCSPGFYTSQQNATSCSPCQQGTFCNSSSCALCQICPAGTESLQPAAKECTPCRPGMHKAPRQSMCQICSSGFFQIRWGQETCNLCPENHYCPSPDVNPILCPGDAFCPEGSTAPGYCMETFFRKAGEECELAPVTIALLVIGGGVALLFIILLVLRRRRDTDGELSLARQPLLRKERPQGRYYGIPCDAEPVYAGW, encoded by the exons ATGGCTCCTGCTGTGATGAGCACCACATTCATTGAGAATGTGACGGCGACCACCAGAGCCAGTGAGAATGTGACCGTGACCACACCCATGCTCCTCAGCACCACATCCCCAGGCTGCTCTGCCCTCAACACCTCCACCTGTGAGACCTGTGTCCCAGGGTCCTACTCTGACAATG ACACCCTGCTGTGTTCCTGCTGCCATGAGCCAGGGCTGTGTCTGTTTGCTGGGGCTTGCCTCCCATGCTCCGGAGGCTTCTTTCAGCCTCTGGCTGGACAACAGCGATGTCAGCCCTGCAGCCAGGGTTTTTACACTAA TTTCACCGGCAGCCGTATGTGTCAGTCCTGCTCCCCAGGCTCCTACAGCAACAACACAGGCTCTGACTCCTGCCGAAGCTGTTCTCCAG GTTTCTATACATCACAACAAAATGCCACATCGTGCAGTCCATGTCAACAGGGAACGTTCTGCAA CTCCTCCAGTTGTGCTCTGTGTCAGATCTGTCCTGCTGGTACAGAGTCTCTGCAGCCTGCTGCCAAGGAGTGCACACCTTGTCGTCCAG GTATGCACAAGGCTCCCCGTCAGAGTATGTGTCAAATCTGCAGCAGCGGCTTCTTCCAGATCCGCTGGGGCCAGGAGACCTGTAACCTCTGCCCTGAAAACCACTACTGCCCA AGTCCAGATGTGAACCCCATCCTGTGCCCCGGTGATGCCTTCTGTCCTGAAGGCAGCACTGCTCCAGGTTACTGCATGGAGACCTTCTTTCGCAAGGCAGGGGAGGAGTGTGAGCTGGCCCCCGTCACCATTGCTTTACTTGTCATAGGAGGAGGAG TGGCCCTACTCTTCATCATCCTGCTGGTGTTGCGTCGAAGACGAGACACAGACGGAGAGCTTTCCCTCGCACGACAACCTCTGTTACGCAAAGAGCGGCCGCAAGGTCGATACTACGGGATCCCATGTGATGCCGAGCCAGTATACGCTGGTTGGTGA
- the LOC115162265 gene encoding receptor expression-enhancing protein 1 — protein sequence MVSWIISRLVVLIFGTLYPAYYSYKAVKSKDVKEYVKWMMYWIIFALFTTMETITDIFICWVPFYYELKIAFVVWLLSPYTKGSSVLYRKFVHPTLSSKEKDIDDYLCQAKDKSYDTLVTFGRRGLNVAATAAVLAATKSQGVLSDRLRSFSMQDLSAYQSDPTEMDPGSVHTQSAAGQQRARTMMRSKSEIGYTKGQDFDMTEYEVLSFDQCDTKEPLSHPITPPEPMTEPTPPLTLQPSLPSPPPSPAPPATEQTEDKRIGGETSTSSPQLRLIKRKVPEPPPRVLRPLTRFRSAQLSSNREAM from the exons ATGGTCTCTTGGATAATCTCTAGACTTGTGGT GCTTATATTTGGCACATTATATCCTGCATACTACTCATACAAAGCTGTCAAGTCAAAGGATGTGAAGGAATAT GTAAAATGGATGATGTACTGGATAATATTTGCCCTATTCACCACCATGGAAACCATCACAGATATATTTATCTGTTG GGTTCCTTTCTATTATGAGCTGAAGATTGCCTTTGTGGTATGGTTACTGTCTCCCTACACAAAGGGGTCCAGCGTTCTATACAGGAAGTTTGTTCATCCAACACTTTCTTCAAAAGAAAAG GACATTGATGACTATCTCTGCCAAGCAAAGGACAAAAGCTATGATACTCTGGTGACTTTTGGGAGGAGAGGTTTGAATGTGGCAGCCACAGCTGCAGTACTGGCTGCGACAAAG AGCCAAGGAGTACTGTCAGATAGACTGCGAAGTTTCAGCATGCAGGACTTGTCCGCCTACCAGTCCGACCCAACTGAGATGGACCCTGGATCTGTCCACACCCAGTCTGCAGCTGGACAACAAAGGGCCAGGACGATGATGCGCAGCAAGTCAGAGATTGGCTACACCAAGG GGCAAGATTTTGACATGACTGAATATGAGGTGTTGAGCTTCGATCAGTGTGACACCAAGGAGCCACTGTCCCATCCTATTACGCCCCCCGAACCCATGACTGAACCCACACCCCCTCTGACCCTCcagccctctctaccctctccacctccatcccCTGCACCCCCAGCAACAGAGCAGACTGAGGACAAGAGGATAGGGGGAGAAACATCCACAAGCTCCCCACAGCTCAGGTTGATTAAGAGGAAGGTGCCTGAG cctCCTCCTAGAGTCTTAAGGCCTCTCACAAGATTCAGGAGTGCCCAGCTGTCTTCAAACAGAGAAGCCATGTGA